One region of Rhodospirillaceae bacterium genomic DNA includes:
- the map gene encoding type I methionyl aminopeptidase: MKLSAQRDMNNRPIPIHDAEGFAGMRKAGRLAAETLDFIADHVRPGISTGALDKLCETFMRDHGGVPATIGYKGYQHASCISVNHVVTHGIPSDRKILMDGDILNIDVTPLVDGWHGDSSRMFIAGQASVKARRLCDVTYQALMAGIAMVKPGNTLGDVGNAIETLAHKNRLSVVEDFCGHGVGRVFHDAPQVLHYGKPGTGVVLEPGMIFTIEPMLNAGKADVKILADGWTTVTRDQSLSAQFEHSVGVTETGVEIFTPSPKGIEWKAAA; the protein is encoded by the coding sequence ATGAAACTCTCCGCCCAGCGCGATATGAACAACCGCCCGATCCCCATCCATGACGCGGAGGGGTTCGCCGGCATGCGCAAGGCCGGCCGGCTCGCCGCCGAAACCCTCGACTTCATCGCGGATCATGTGCGCCCCGGCATCAGCACCGGGGCTCTCGACAAATTATGCGAGACCTTCATGCGCGATCATGGCGGCGTCCCCGCCACCATCGGCTACAAGGGCTACCAGCACGCCAGTTGCATCTCGGTCAATCATGTGGTGACCCACGGCATTCCGTCCGACCGCAAGATCCTGATGGATGGCGACATCCTCAATATCGACGTGACGCCGCTGGTGGATGGCTGGCATGGCGATTCATCCCGCATGTTCATCGCCGGCCAAGCCAGCGTGAAGGCGCGGCGCCTGTGCGACGTCACCTATCAGGCCCTGATGGCGGGGATTGCCATGGTGAAGCCCGGCAACACGCTGGGCGATGTGGGCAACGCCATCGAGACGCTGGCGCATAAGAACCGCCTCTCGGTGGTGGAAGACTTCTGCGGCCACGGTGTCGGCCGCGTGTTCCATGACGCGCCGCAGGTCCTGCATTACGGCAAGCCCGGCACCGGCGTGGTGCTGGAACCCGGCATGATCTTCACCATCGAACCGATGCTCAATGCCGGCAAGGCCGATGTGAAGATCCTGGCCGACGGCTGGACCACGGTCACGCGCGATCAATCCCTGTCCGCGCAGTTCGAACACTCGGTGGGTGTCACGGAGACCGGCGTCGAAATCTTCACGCCCTCGCCCAAGGGCATCGAGTGGAAGGCTGCGGCGTGA
- the pip gene encoding prolyl aminopeptidase encodes MPPKDLYPDIAPYRTGELPLDDLHVMYFEESGHPKGVPVVFLHGGPGAGANASHRRFFDPKHYRIIIFDQRGSGRSKPLGEIRNNTTPLLIEDMERLRRHLELDSWFVFGGSWGSTLALAYAEFHPDRVRGLGLRGIFLCRKSEIDWFLYGLKELAPEAWRAFSGYIPEVERHDLLGAYHKRLMHADPKVHMPAARAWSVYEGSCSTLLPSPETIQAFSGDTLALGLARMEAHYFANNIFLPENFLIENIERIRKIPAFIVQGRYDLVCPIRSADDLARLWPEARYTVIPDAGHSAMEPGTRAALVMGMERFKELG; translated from the coding sequence ATGCCGCCCAAGGACCTCTATCCGGATATCGCGCCCTATCGCACGGGCGAACTACCGCTCGATGATCTGCATGTCATGTATTTCGAGGAAAGCGGTCATCCCAAGGGCGTCCCCGTCGTGTTCCTGCATGGTGGACCTGGGGCCGGGGCCAATGCCAGCCATCGGCGCTTTTTCGATCCGAAGCATTACCGCATCATCATTTTCGACCAGCGCGGCAGCGGGCGCTCGAAGCCCCTGGGCGAGATCCGGAACAACACCACGCCGCTGCTGATCGAAGACATGGAACGGCTGCGCCGGCACCTTGAACTCGATTCCTGGTTTGTTTTCGGCGGTTCCTGGGGATCGACGCTGGCGCTGGCCTATGCGGAGTTTCATCCGGACCGGGTGCGCGGCCTGGGCCTGCGCGGCATTTTCCTGTGCCGGAAGTCGGAAATCGACTGGTTTCTCTATGGTCTCAAAGAGCTGGCGCCGGAAGCCTGGCGGGCCTTTTCCGGCTACATCCCTGAGGTGGAACGGCATGACCTGCTCGGCGCCTACCACAAGCGGCTGATGCATGCCGACCCCAAGGTGCATATGCCGGCGGCGCGTGCCTGGAGCGTCTATGAGGGGAGCTGTTCCACCCTGCTGCCCAGTCCGGAGACGATCCAGGCCTTTTCCGGCGATACGCTGGCCCTGGGATTGGCCCGCATGGAAGCGCATTACTTCGCCAACAACATCTTCCTGCCCGAGAATTTCCTCATCGAGAATATCGAGCGGATCCGCAAGATCCCGGCTTTCATCGTGCAGGGGCGCTACGACCTGGTCTGTCCGATCCGCTCGGCCGACGACCTCGCCCGCTTGTGGCCGGAAGCCCGCTATACCGTCATCCCCGATGCCGGCCACTCGGCCATGGAACCCGGCACCCGTGCGGCCCTGGTTATGGGCATGGAGCGGTTCAAGGAATTGGGTTAA
- a CDS encoding CarD family transcriptional regulator, translating into MGFRKGDFVVYPTHGVGKVMGIESQEISGHSLQVIIILFDKDRMTLRVPVAKAKNSGLRKLSSKKVMETALQTLKGRSRVKRAMWSRRAQEYEAKINSGDPVSIAEVVRDLHRNADQPDQSYSERQIYQAALDRLVRELAAIEGMDEQAATERLHQVMKAA; encoded by the coding sequence ATGGGTTTCCGCAAGGGCGATTTTGTCGTCTATCCGACCCATGGCGTCGGCAAGGTCATGGGCATCGAGAGCCAGGAAATTTCCGGCCACAGCCTGCAGGTCATCATCATCCTGTTCGACAAGGACCGCATGACGTTGCGCGTGCCGGTCGCCAAGGCGAAGAATTCGGGCCTCCGCAAGCTGTCCAGCAAGAAGGTCATGGAAACCGCCCTGCAGACCCTGAAGGGCCGTTCGCGCGTGAAGCGCGCCATGTGGTCGCGCCGCGCCCAGGAATATGAAGCCAAGATCAATTCGGGCGATCCGGTCTCGATCGCCGAGGTCGTGCGCGATCTCCACCGCAATGCCGACCAGCCGGACCAGTCCTACAGCGAACGCCAGATCTATCAGGCGGCCCTCGACCGCCTGGTGCGCGAACTGGCGGCCATCGAAGGCATGGACGAACAGGCTGCCACCGAGCGTCTCCATCAGGTGATGAAGGCCGCCTGA
- a CDS encoding adenylate/guanylate cyclase domain-containing protein translates to MARVSDQRAWRFPIWVVLAATFGGLAALAIALVAAVINLIAVENTTDLLNVLVDREITNLEKSLVGELDPALEQVRFLSGYIASGQVALDDNQRLSDLLMGSLAASPQLTSVSFIRPDLSVVVATRQRDGKLYVARVDDGLYKASYRQALRLGSAAHDPIWGAPIYIPDLDKPVMSALAPVRHKGEVLGVFTAVVSLPQISENLKGRSGPETTPFVLGENGIVFSHRELFSGDFHLSEERPLPRFDEITDPVLAQFDATKARTVTPENRPDSPFQAQMVTVGDNQYLIIFKDFPDLIDQPLTIGVYLKSSVVESVFEKLMLTLYGAAVVIVIAIALALFLGRRIGEPVRALADATRHLAALDFSGAPNLPRSRFREIDVAAYAYNRMRNGLGWFSTYVPQSLVPHLMRPTSSQVLASREVEVTVLFTDIVGFSGIAQRLSPRRLAAFLNRHFTLLGGHIVAGGGSIDKYIGDSIMAFWGAPEVQEDHAVRAVHAAQRISARLTADNARRAAKGLSPVRIRIGIHSGRAIAGNIGAPGRINYTLVGDAVNIAQRLEQYGKQVDDGKRSVIVSLSADTAALLPPEVTLIPLGVDVLPGRSTATEIFRLE, encoded by the coding sequence ATGGCCCGCGTATCCGATCAAAGAGCTTGGCGCTTTCCCATCTGGGTGGTGCTGGCCGCCACCTTTGGCGGCCTTGCCGCGCTGGCCATCGCGCTGGTGGCGGCGGTGATCAATCTCATCGCCGTCGAAAACACCACTGACCTGCTCAATGTTCTGGTCGACCGCGAGATCACGAATCTCGAAAAATCGCTGGTGGGAGAGCTCGATCCAGCACTTGAGCAAGTGCGCTTCCTCTCCGGCTATATTGCCAGCGGCCAGGTCGCCCTTGACGACAACCAGCGCCTTTCCGACCTGCTGATGGGCTCCCTTGCCGCGTCACCCCAACTGACGAGTGTCAGTTTCATCCGCCCGGATCTCAGCGTCGTGGTAGCGACCCGGCAGCGCGACGGCAAGCTCTACGTCGCGCGGGTAGATGACGGCCTGTACAAAGCAAGTTACCGGCAGGCGTTGCGGCTGGGCTCGGCGGCGCATGACCCGATCTGGGGTGCGCCGATCTACATCCCCGATCTCGACAAGCCGGTCATGTCGGCGCTGGCGCCAGTGCGCCACAAGGGCGAAGTGTTGGGCGTGTTCACCGCGGTGGTGTCCTTGCCGCAGATCTCCGAGAATCTGAAAGGCCGCAGCGGGCCGGAAACGACGCCCTTTGTGCTGGGCGAAAACGGCATCGTGTTCTCGCATCGGGAGTTGTTCAGCGGCGATTTTCACCTCAGCGAGGAACGGCCGCTGCCGCGTTTCGACGAGATCACCGATCCGGTGCTGGCGCAGTTCGATGCCACCAAAGCCCGGACCGTAACGCCGGAAAATCGCCCGGACTCCCCGTTTCAGGCGCAGATGGTGACGGTGGGTGACAATCAGTACCTGATCATCTTCAAGGATTTTCCCGACCTCATCGACCAACCGTTGACGATCGGCGTCTATCTCAAATCCTCAGTGGTCGAGAGCGTGTTCGAGAAGCTGATGTTGACGCTGTACGGCGCTGCGGTGGTCATTGTTATCGCCATCGCCCTGGCGCTGTTCCTTGGGCGTCGCATCGGCGAGCCGGTGCGGGCCCTGGCCGACGCCACGCGCCATCTGGCGGCACTCGATTTCAGCGGCGCGCCCAACCTGCCGCGCAGCCGCTTCCGCGAGATCGACGTCGCGGCCTATGCCTATAACCGCATGCGCAATGGGCTTGGCTGGTTTTCGACCTATGTCCCGCAATCGCTGGTGCCCCATCTCATGCGGCCGACCAGCAGCCAGGTGCTGGCCTCGCGCGAGGTCGAGGTGACGGTGCTGTTCACCGACATCGTCGGCTTTTCCGGCATCGCCCAGCGCTTGAGCCCACGCCGTCTCGCGGCCTTCCTCAACCGACATTTCACGCTGCTGGGCGGCCATATCGTGGCGGGGGGCGGCAGCATCGACAAATACATCGGCGATTCCATCATGGCCTTCTGGGGTGCGCCGGAAGTGCAGGAAGATCACGCCGTCCGCGCTGTCCACGCCGCACAGCGCATCAGCGCGCGCCTCACGGCCGACAATGCGCGCCGTGCCGCCAAGGGCCTTAGCCCCGTGCGAATCCGCATCGGCATCCATAGCGGCCGCGCCATCGCCGGCAATATCGGCGCACCCGGCCGCATCAACTACACGCTGGTGGGCGACGCCGTGAACATCGCCCAGCGGCTCGAGCAATATGGCAAGCAGGTCGATGACGGCAAACGCTCGGTCATCGTCAGCCTCAGCGCCGACACGGCGGCCTTGCTGCCGCCGGAAGTTACGCTGATACCGCTCGGCGTCGACGTGTTGCCGGGCCGCTCGACGGCGACGGAGATTTTCCGGCTGGAGTAG
- a CDS encoding ferredoxin family protein has product MAYVVTEACIKCKYMDCVEVCPVDCFYVGENMLVIHPDECIDCGVCEPECPADAILPDSEAGTDKWLEINRQYAAEWPNITRKGDAPADADEWKGVADKFAKHFNPGPGKA; this is encoded by the coding sequence ATGGCCTATGTCGTTACCGAGGCGTGCATCAAGTGCAAGTACATGGACTGTGTCGAGGTCTGCCCGGTCGATTGCTTCTATGTCGGTGAAAACATGCTGGTGATCCACCCGGACGAATGCATCGATTGCGGCGTCTGCGAACCGGAATGCCCGGCCGATGCCATTCTGCCCGATTCCGAGGCCGGTACGGACAAGTGGCTGGAAATTAACCGCCAGTACGCCGCCGAGTGGCCGAATATTACCCGCAAGGGCGACGCCCCGGCCGATGCCGATGAGTGGAAGGGCGTTGCTGACAAATTCGCCAAGCATTTCAATCCTGGGCCCGGCAAGGCCTGA
- a CDS encoding M48 family metalloprotease, with product MRIKLVLPALLLAGTALLVSGCMQATSPATGRTFSTPISEAQESQIGAEEHPKILQEFGGAYAEKPALNTYIDSVGQFVAATSERQDVKYTFTVLDTADINAFALPGGYIYITRGLLALAVNEAEVAGVLGHEVGHVTARHTAERMGQQQKAQIGVLAGVLLGTLLGGEQGGQMGGQLATEGAQTYLGTYSQDQEFEADTLGVRYLKRATYDPQAMASFLSALNADTRLQARLAGNEAAADAYSMKQSHPRTADRVQQAINAAGPATPGGMTARNEYLTKIDGILWGDDPQQGVIQGREFIHPALRFTFTAPAGFRLVNKPEAVIGQAKNGAMVFDMAPKDTGDLLAYVQTQWNPKAKIADAQRININGMEAATGIAQGTVNEKPATFRLIAVRFPDNHVYRFLFAAPTQSFNSMDDQFGATANSFRQISAAEAGGFKAKRIRIVTVQPGDTVESLSARMALDEAKVDWFKVINRLDQGQPLQAGQMVKIVSY from the coding sequence ATGCGTATCAAGCTCGTTCTTCCCGCCCTTCTTCTCGCCGGCACGGCGTTGCTGGTCAGCGGCTGCATGCAGGCGACCAGTCCGGCCACGGGCCGCACGTTTTCAACACCGATCTCGGAAGCGCAGGAAAGCCAGATCGGCGCCGAGGAACATCCCAAGATCCTGCAGGAATTCGGCGGCGCCTATGCCGAAAAACCGGCCCTCAATACCTATATCGACAGCGTCGGCCAGTTCGTGGCGGCGACGTCGGAACGCCAGGACGTCAAATATACTTTCACCGTCCTCGACACGGCAGACATCAACGCCTTCGCCCTGCCCGGCGGCTACATCTACATCACCCGCGGCCTGCTGGCCCTCGCCGTCAACGAGGCGGAAGTGGCCGGCGTGCTCGGCCATGAGGTCGGGCATGTGACCGCGCGCCATACCGCCGAACGCATGGGCCAGCAGCAGAAGGCCCAGATCGGCGTACTGGCCGGCGTGCTGCTGGGTACGCTGCTGGGGGGCGAGCAGGGTGGCCAGATGGGCGGACAGTTGGCGACCGAGGGCGCCCAGACCTATCTGGGCACCTATTCGCAGGATCAGGAGTTCGAAGCCGATACACTTGGTGTCCGCTACCTGAAGCGCGCCACTTATGACCCGCAGGCGATGGCAAGCTTTCTCTCGGCCCTCAATGCCGATACGCGCCTGCAGGCGCGGCTCGCCGGCAACGAAGCGGCGGCCGACGCCTACAGCATGAAGCAAAGCCATCCGCGCACGGCCGACCGGGTGCAGCAGGCGATCAACGCCGCTGGCCCCGCCACGCCGGGCGGCATGACCGCGCGCAACGAATATCTCACCAAGATCGACGGCATCCTGTGGGGCGATGACCCGCAGCAGGGCGTCATCCAGGGGCGCGAATTTATCCATCCAGCGCTTCGTTTCACCTTCACGGCGCCGGCGGGGTTCAGGCTGGTCAACAAGCCGGAAGCCGTGATCGGCCAGGCCAAGAACGGCGCGATGGTCTTCGACATGGCGCCAAAGGATACCGGCGATCTCCTCGCCTATGTGCAAACCCAGTGGAACCCCAAGGCCAAGATCGCCGATGCCCAGCGCATCAACATCAACGGCATGGAGGCGGCGACCGGCATCGCGCAGGGCACCGTCAACGAGAAGCCGGCAACCTTCCGCCTCATCGCCGTGCGCTTCCCGGACAATCATGTCTACCGCTTCCTGTTTGCGGCCCCCACGCAAAGCTTCAACAGCATGGACGACCAGTTCGGTGCCACGGCCAACAGCTTCCGCCAGATATCGGCCGCCGAGGCCGGCGGCTTCAAGGCCAAACGCATCCGCATCGTCACCGTGCAGCCCGGCGACACGGTCGAAAGCCTTAGCGCCCGCATGGCGCTCGACGAGGCCAAGGTCGACTGGTTCAAGGTGATCAACCGCCTCGACCAGGGTCAGCCGCTGCAGGCGGGGCAGATGGTCAAGATTGTCAGCTATTGA
- a CDS encoding RNA-binding S4 domain-containing protein, whose product MSGSQRVDKWLWFARFLKSRSLATTLAASGRIRINGTVTAKAHQPVKPGDVLTFPLGHHIRVIKVLDPGTRRGPAPEAQALYEDLSPPPPRSKGVTVVGGDPPQRDIGAGRPTKRERRALDELMGDDGTGDD is encoded by the coding sequence ATGAGCGGGTCGCAGCGCGTCGACAAGTGGCTGTGGTTCGCGCGCTTCCTGAAGTCGCGCAGCCTCGCCACCACGCTGGCAGCCAGCGGCAGGATCCGGATCAACGGCACGGTGACGGCCAAGGCGCATCAGCCGGTGAAGCCGGGCGACGTGCTGACCTTTCCGCTCGGGCACCATATCCGCGTCATCAAGGTGCTGGATCCCGGCACACGGCGCGGGCCGGCGCCCGAGGCGCAGGCGCTTTATGAGGACCTGTCGCCGCCACCCCCGCGCTCGAAGGGCGTTACCGTGGTCGGCGGCGATCCGCCGCAGCGCGACATCGGCGCCGGGCGGCCCACCAAGCGCGAGCGTCGCGCGCTCGATGAACTGATGGGCGATGACGGAACCGGCGATGACTAA
- the trmB gene encoding tRNA (guanosine(46)-N7)-methyltransferase TrmB, with amino-acid sequence MTDKHAAAPDDAAADSSGPRRNFYGRRQGRPLRDSRKKLMESLLPRITVTVTPGQEIDPASLFTPTLKEYWLEIGFGGGEHLAAQAAAHRDVGLIGCEIFLNGIASALSHIEAEALSNVRIYPEDVRDLLPVLKAQSFDRIFLLFPDPWHKARHASRRFVNQANLDIVASLLKPGAEFRIGSDDPVYIGWALAHTTRHPSFTWLAEKSSDWLVRPDDWPPSRYEQKAIRQGRVPHYFRFRRV; translated from the coding sequence ATGACCGACAAACACGCCGCGGCGCCGGATGACGCCGCGGCGGATTCGTCTGGGCCGCGGCGAAACTTTTACGGCCGCCGCCAGGGCAGGCCGCTCCGCGACAGCCGCAAGAAGTTGATGGAATCGCTGCTGCCGCGGATCACCGTCACGGTGACGCCGGGGCAGGAGATCGATCCAGCGTCGCTGTTCACGCCGACGCTGAAGGAATATTGGCTGGAAATCGGTTTCGGCGGTGGCGAGCATCTCGCAGCGCAAGCCGCGGCGCACCGCGATGTGGGCCTGATCGGCTGCGAGATCTTCCTCAACGGCATCGCCTCCGCGCTCTCGCATATCGAGGCGGAAGCGCTCTCGAACGTGCGCATCTATCCGGAGGATGTGCGCGATCTGCTGCCCGTGCTCAAAGCCCAGAGCTTCGATCGGATCTTCCTGCTGTTCCCCGATCCCTGGCACAAGGCGCGCCACGCCAGCCGGCGCTTCGTCAACCAGGCCAATCTCGATATCGTGGCGTCGCTGCTGAAACCCGGGGCTGAATTCCGCATCGGTAGCGATGATCCCGTCTATATCGGCTGGGCCCTCGCCCACACCACGCGGCACCCGTCGTTCACATGGCTCGCCGAGAAATCGAGCGACTGGCTGGTGCGCCCGGACGATTGGCCGCCCTCGCGCTATGAGCAGAAAGCCATCCGCCAGGGCCGTGTACCGCATTATTTCAGGTTCAGGCGGGTTTAG
- a CDS encoding disulfide oxidoreductase, with product MNAQTQRLTAVLGPTNTGKTYMAMERLLGHRSGMIGFPLRLLARENYDRAVKALGAEACALVTGEEKIVPRGARYFFCTVESMPLDRPVAFVAVDEIQLAADSERGHIFTDRLMRARGMDETMFMGSDAATPWVKLLVPGIEIVNRPRFSTLTYAGSKKITRLPPRSAVVAFSAADVYAIADLIRRQRGGTAIVMGALSPRTRNAQVDLYQAGEVDYLVATDAIGMGLNLNVGHVAFAALRKFDGRSMRSLSRAEIGQIAGRAGRHMTDGTFGTTAEVGPMDPDLIEAVENHRVDPIHFLMWRNAELDFRSLDGLLRSLDARSPHPGLVRQQEAIDHQSLAALARDEEIRALAHSKARVTLLWEVCQVPDFRKLMTDAHLRLLSQIYRHLVGGGGLAIGRIPTDWIADQMSRLDRIDGDIDHLTQRIAHIRTWSYVAQRSEWLADAPQWQGRAQEIEDRLSDALHEALTQRFVDRRHAALHRRMVDGGKLEGAVAEDGVVTVEGHEVGQLKGLDFLPAIDANLEEARPLLAAARRVLGPSIRTRVADLVASPDGAFHLSADGAIAWRETQLGRLVRGDQPLRPMIELKSIDLIDGRQRQAIEQRLRHWLDRLLRHRLRPIYLAQSAKLEPAARGLVYQLGEGLGALHRESVRAQLNALSATDRKALAALGVRIGAVSIWMSRLDDRRQRRLLGLLAALWHRLKIDGEGKPDPLLLDASGLAAWQMAGGKRVVAGRGFTFGELERLALGLREAAAAKTLSADEANATKFNMTPDELGQAMRYLNIRATLPGGVRAVARPKRGKPLGNKIAGATPKPLRPEPKLDPNSPFAGLSVLQERLLARKAAPMPPAAQPRSKRRRRKRAPAKGPENPGTP from the coding sequence ATGAATGCCCAAACGCAGCGCCTCACGGCGGTCCTCGGCCCGACCAATACCGGCAAGACCTATATGGCCATGGAGCGGTTGCTGGGCCACCGGTCGGGGATGATCGGCTTTCCGCTGCGCCTGCTGGCGCGGGAGAATTATGACCGTGCGGTGAAGGCCCTGGGGGCCGAGGCCTGCGCCCTGGTCACCGGCGAGGAAAAAATCGTGCCGCGCGGGGCGCGCTATTTTTTCTGCACCGTGGAATCGATGCCCCTCGACCGGCCGGTGGCCTTCGTCGCGGTGGACGAGATCCAGTTGGCGGCGGATTCCGAGCGCGGGCATATCTTCACCGACCGGCTGATGCGGGCGCGGGGCATGGACGAGACCATGTTCATGGGATCTGATGCCGCCACCCCCTGGGTGAAGCTGCTGGTGCCGGGGATCGAGATCGTCAACCGGCCGCGCTTCTCCACCCTCACCTATGCCGGGTCGAAGAAGATCACGCGCCTGCCGCCGCGCTCGGCGGTGGTGGCGTTCTCGGCGGCCGACGTCTATGCCATCGCCGATCTCATCCGCCGCCAGCGTGGCGGCACGGCGATCGTCATGGGCGCACTCAGCCCCCGCACGCGCAATGCCCAGGTCGATCTCTACCAGGCGGGCGAGGTCGATTATCTGGTGGCGACCGATGCGATCGGCATGGGCCTCAACCTCAATGTGGGCCATGTCGCCTTTGCAGCCCTCCGCAAGTTCGACGGTCGCTCGATGCGCAGCTTGAGCCGCGCCGAGATCGGGCAGATCGCCGGGCGTGCCGGGCGGCACATGACCGACGGCACCTTCGGCACCACGGCCGAGGTGGGGCCGATGGACCCGGACCTCATCGAGGCGGTCGAGAACCACCGCGTCGATCCCATCCATTTCCTGATGTGGCGCAATGCGGAGCTCGACTTCCGCAGCCTCGACGGGTTGCTGCGCAGTCTCGATGCGCGCTCGCCCCATCCGGGCCTGGTGCGGCAGCAGGAGGCGATCGATCATCAATCGCTGGCAGCCCTCGCGCGCGACGAGGAGATCCGGGCGCTCGCCCACAGCAAGGCGCGCGTCACGTTGCTGTGGGAAGTCTGCCAGGTGCCGGATTTCCGCAAGCTGATGACCGATGCGCATCTCAGGCTGCTCAGCCAGATCTACCGGCATCTGGTGGGCGGTGGCGGTCTTGCCATCGGGCGCATTCCCACCGATTGGATCGCCGACCAGATGAGCCGCCTCGACCGCATCGATGGCGATATCGATCACCTCACCCAGCGCATCGCCCATATCCGCACCTGGTCCTATGTCGCCCAGCGTAGCGAATGGTTGGCCGATGCGCCGCAGTGGCAGGGGCGCGCGCAGGAGATCGAGGACCGGCTGTCGGATGCCCTCCACGAGGCGCTGACCCAGCGCTTCGTCGACCGGCGTCACGCAGCCCTCCATCGCCGCATGGTCGATGGCGGCAAGCTCGAAGGCGCCGTGGCCGAGGATGGTGTCGTCACCGTCGAGGGGCATGAAGTCGGTCAGTTGAAGGGGCTCGATTTCCTGCCGGCGATCGACGCCAATCTGGAGGAGGCACGGCCGCTGCTGGCAGCGGCCAGGCGCGTGCTGGGGCCATCCATCCGCACGCGCGTGGCGGACCTGGTGGCAAGCCCCGACGGCGCCTTCCACCTCTCAGCCGACGGCGCCATCGCCTGGCGCGAGACGCAGCTTGGCCGCCTCGTGCGCGGCGACCAGCCGCTGCGGCCGATGATCGAGCTGAAATCCATCGACCTCATCGACGGGCGCCAGCGCCAGGCGATCGAGCAGCGCCTGCGGCATTGGCTGGACCGGTTGCTGCGCCATCGCCTGCGCCCGATCTACCTGGCGCAATCTGCCAAGCTGGAGCCGGCGGCACGTGGCCTGGTCTATCAGCTCGGCGAAGGGCTGGGCGCGCTCCACCGCGAGAGTGTGCGGGCTCAGCTCAATGCGCTCAGCGCCACCGACCGCAAGGCGCTGGCGGCCCTGGGTGTGCGCATCGGGGCCGTCAGCATCTGGATGAGCCGGCTCGACGATCGGCGCCAGCGCCGGCTGCTGGGCCTGCTGGCCGCGCTGTGGCATCGATTGAAGATCGATGGCGAAGGCAAGCCGGATCCCTTGCTGCTCGATGCGAGCGGCCTCGCGGCCTGGCAGATGGCGGGCGGCAAGCGCGTCGTCGCCGGGCGCGGTTTCACTTTCGGCGAATTGGAGCGCCTCGCCCTGGGCCTGCGTGAGGCGGCGGCGGCGAAGACGCTGTCGGCCGACGAGGCCAATGCGACAAAGTTCAACATGACGCCCGACGAACTCGGCCAGGCGATGCGGTATCTCAATATCCGCGCGACCTTGCCGGGCGGCGTACGCGCGGTGGCGCGGCCCAAGCGCGGCAAGCCCCTTGGAAACAAGATCGCGGGTGCGACGCCGAAGCCCCTGCGACCGGAACCCAAGCTCGACCCAAACTCACCCTTTGCCGGCCTCTCGGTGCTGCAGGAGCGTCTGCTGGCGCGCAAGGCGGCGCCGATGCCGCCAGCGGCACAGCCGCGGTCAAAGCGGCGGCGACGCAAACGCGCCCCGGCCAAGGGTCCGGAAAATCCCGGGACGCCATGA